From one Butyricimonas faecihominis genomic stretch:
- a CDS encoding calycin-like domain-containing protein: MKRNIFFIGILLVIISTISLLTSCNSCSDRRAHDVSSLPGLYEGEATIILPDHVKAMLKPDANGNTLIPEGPIPCKISITADTSKNVTLNLVDFTMPVKGITVNPALSKVTETDSTLNLEGGGKVSVGQQTISYTHKGKVTENQLNLDITVTVIPMIVEPKIVFKGKKK; this comes from the coding sequence ATGAAACGGAATATTTTCTTTATCGGGATATTATTAGTTATTATTTCAACAATTTCATTATTAACATCTTGCAATAGTTGCAGCGACCGTCGGGCACACGACGTTTCATCTCTACCCGGCCTGTACGAGGGCGAGGCCACGATCATCCTACCCGACCACGTGAAGGCCATGCTCAAACCCGACGCTAACGGCAACACGCTTATTCCCGAAGGTCCGATCCCCTGTAAAATCAGCATCACGGCGGATACCAGCAAGAACGTCACGCTGAATCTCGTGGACTTCACCATGCCCGTGAAAGGCATCACAGTTAACCCGGCACTGAGCAAAGTAACCGAAACCGACTCCACTCTTAACTTGGAAGGTGGCGGTAAAGTATCTGTCGGTCAACAGACCATTTCCTACACTCACAAGGGGAAAGTAACTGAGAATCAACTTAACCTTGACATCACGGTAACCGTGATCCCGATGATCGTGGAACCCAAGATCGTGTTCAAGGGGAAAAAGAAGTGA
- a CDS encoding LolA family protein, producing MKYILTFMVLALCGSLAIAQTDAKAKAILDKTVEHIKSYPAVEIVFDLSMINKAEDINETHHGKAYMKDKMYRIDVMDVVNYFDGEVIYTYMPDQEEVNIKNPEENEDEMLNPSILFDIHNQKFTQKLVENKDGKAYIELTPKQTHKQISKIGVWIDTKTNMVEKVTSFGKDGNDVVITIKSLKKPEKELDVTFFRFDKDAHPEVDVIDLR from the coding sequence ATGAAGTACATTCTGACATTCATGGTTCTGGCATTATGCGGTTCTCTCGCTATCGCCCAGACAGACGCAAAAGCAAAGGCTATTCTGGATAAAACAGTCGAACATATCAAGTCCTACCCTGCCGTGGAAATCGTTTTTGACCTTTCCATGATCAACAAGGCAGAAGATATTAATGAAACACATCACGGGAAAGCATACATGAAAGATAAGATGTACCGCATTGACGTGATGGACGTGGTCAACTATTTCGACGGGGAAGTAATCTACACGTACATGCCGGATCAAGAAGAGGTGAACATCAAAAACCCGGAGGAGAACGAGGACGAGATGTTGAATCCTTCCATCCTGTTCGATATTCACAACCAGAAGTTCACCCAGAAGTTGGTGGAAAACAAGGATGGCAAAGCCTACATCGAATTAACCCCGAAACAAACTCACAAACAGATCTCCAAGATTGGGGTATGGATCGACACGAAAACAAACATGGTGGAAAAAGTCACGTCCTTCGGCAAAGACGGGAACGACGTGGTGATCACGATTAAAAGTTTAAAGAAACCGGAGAAAGAACTAGACGTCACTTTCTTCCGTTTTGACAAGGATGCCCACCCGGAAGTGGACGTTATTGATTTGAGGTAG
- the crcB gene encoding fluoride efflux transporter CrcB, translating into MFRTLFIIGLGSFCGGIFRFLLTRFVQNHFLAAFPFGTMIVNITGCLLIGIFYGLFERGNLFNTDLRLFLTVGLCGGFTTFSTFMNENFVLLREQNYLYFMSYTALSIVLGLTAVYVGHLIVKAL; encoded by the coding sequence ATGTTTAGAACACTATTTATCATCGGTCTCGGAAGTTTCTGCGGGGGAATATTTCGATTTCTCCTCACTCGTTTCGTACAAAATCATTTCCTTGCCGCGTTCCCTTTCGGCACGATGATCGTGAACATCACAGGCTGCCTGTTGATCGGGATTTTCTACGGGTTGTTCGAGCGAGGCAATCTATTTAACACAGACCTACGTCTGTTCTTGACCGTGGGTTTATGCGGGGGATTTACCACGTTCTCCACTTTTATGAACGAGAACTTCGTGTTATTGAGAGAACAAAACTATCTATATTTTATGTCCTACACGGCCCTCAGCATTGTACTGGGGTTAACGGCCGTTTACGTGGGACACCTCATTGTAAAAGCGTTATAA
- a CDS encoding M3 family metallopeptidase produces MRKTTFMAAIILLVASCGKTEQNPLLSSFDTPHQTPPFDKIKAEHYEPAFDVAIEEAKKEVEQIASSKENPTFENTIVALDNIGEKMNAISGIFFNLNACLTDSLMQDIAQNVSPKLTSFSHAIYMNPQLFERVKQVHEQKATLNLNPEQAMLLENTWKAFIDGGANLEGADRERFKEISIELGKLSLTFDKNELAETNAFELHVTDEKDLSGLPEGAKEMAAMTAKQRGKEGWIFTLHYPSMGPLMKYADNRTLREKMYRANSTRAYKDNEYNNEEVVKKITALRLEKAKLMGYPTYANYALTDRMANTPEIVNNFIAELHEASYPYALKDKKEVEDFARKAGLKGELQRWDWSYYSNKLMQEKYALDDEMLKPYFKLENVQKGVFDLATRLYGITFKEVNNIPLYHPEVKTYEVYDNDGSFLAVLYTDFFPRESKGGGAWMTQFRGQKIVNGKDQRPLVSLVMNFTKPTDTKPSLLTFNEVTTFLHEFGHALHGMFSKCTYGSTSMDGVSRDFVELPSQFMENFALEKEWLDTWAVHYQTGEKIPQEYIDKIKKSSNFQAGYASDRQLSFGMVDMAWHTITEPVTEPLVDFEQRAMGKTEIMPLVKGSAFSPAFGHIFAGGYAAGYYGYKWAEVLDADAFSLFKQNGIFDKTTAESFRRNVLEKGASENPMTLYKRFRGQEPTVDALLERSGLKNL; encoded by the coding sequence ATGAGAAAAACGACTTTTATGGCTGCAATTATTCTTCTTGTGGCATCTTGCGGAAAGACTGAACAAAACCCGCTTTTATCGAGTTTTGACACTCCCCACCAGACGCCTCCCTTCGATAAAATCAAGGCCGAGCATTACGAACCGGCTTTTGATGTAGCTATCGAGGAAGCCAAGAAAGAGGTAGAGCAAATTGCCTCTTCGAAAGAAAACCCGACATTTGAAAACACGATCGTGGCACTGGATAACATCGGTGAAAAAATGAATGCCATTTCCGGCATATTTTTCAACCTGAATGCTTGTCTCACCGACAGTTTGATGCAGGACATTGCCCAAAACGTGTCCCCGAAACTGACTTCATTCAGCCACGCTATCTATATGAACCCGCAACTTTTCGAACGGGTAAAACAAGTTCACGAGCAAAAAGCAACTTTGAACCTGAATCCGGAACAGGCCATGTTACTCGAAAACACGTGGAAAGCCTTCATTGACGGGGGAGCAAACCTTGAAGGTGCCGACCGCGAGCGTTTCAAAGAGATTTCCATCGAGCTGGGCAAGCTAAGTCTGACCTTCGATAAAAACGAACTGGCCGAAACCAACGCGTTCGAGTTGCACGTGACCGACGAGAAAGACCTTTCCGGTCTCCCCGAAGGAGCCAAGGAAATGGCTGCCATGACGGCCAAACAACGAGGCAAGGAAGGATGGATTTTCACCCTCCACTACCCGAGCATGGGTCCTCTTATGAAATACGCTGACAACCGGACATTGAGAGAAAAAATGTATCGTGCCAACTCGACACGAGCATACAAAGACAACGAGTATAACAACGAGGAAGTGGTCAAGAAGATCACCGCCCTGCGTCTGGAAAAAGCGAAACTCATGGGTTACCCGACCTACGCAAATTATGCATTAACCGATCGCATGGCCAACACCCCGGAGATCGTGAATAACTTCATCGCCGAATTGCACGAGGCGTCCTACCCCTATGCACTCAAAGATAAAAAAGAGGTGGAGGATTTCGCCCGCAAAGCTGGCTTAAAGGGAGAATTGCAACGTTGGGACTGGTCTTATTACTCCAACAAATTGATGCAGGAGAAATACGCTCTTGACGACGAGATGCTGAAGCCCTACTTCAAGCTCGAAAACGTGCAGAAGGGTGTCTTTGACTTGGCAACCCGTCTCTACGGTATTACCTTCAAGGAAGTGAACAACATCCCGTTATACCACCCCGAGGTAAAAACCTACGAGGTATATGACAATGACGGATCGTTTCTTGCCGTTCTCTACACGGACTTTTTCCCACGGGAAAGCAAGGGAGGCGGAGCATGGATGACCCAGTTCCGCGGTCAGAAAATAGTTAACGGTAAAGATCAGCGCCCGTTGGTATCGCTCGTGATGAACTTCACGAAACCAACCGACACGAAACCATCCTTGCTGACGTTCAACGAGGTAACTACTTTCTTGCATGAATTCGGACATGCTCTTCATGGAATGTTCAGTAAATGTACTTACGGCTCCACGTCCATGGACGGTGTGTCCCGCGACTTCGTGGAATTGCCCTCGCAATTCATGGAAAACTTCGCCCTCGAAAAAGAGTGGCTTGACACATGGGCCGTACACTACCAGACCGGAGAGAAAATTCCGCAGGAATATATTGACAAAATCAAGAAATCATCCAATTTCCAAGCCGGGTACGCGAGCGACCGTCAGTTAAGTTTTGGCATGGTCGATATGGCATGGCACACGATCACCGAACCTGTCACCGAACCTCTCGTGGACTTCGAGCAACGGGCTATGGGCAAAACGGAGATCATGCCTCTTGTGAAAGGTAGTGCCTTCTCTCCCGCTTTCGGACACATCTTTGCCGGGGGATACGCTGCCGGATATTATGGCTACAAGTGGGCAGAAGTACTGGATGCCGATGCCTTTTCGTTATTCAAGCAAAACGGTATTTTCGACAAGACTACCGCCGAATCGTTCCGCCGCAACGTGCTGGAAAAGGGCGCATCAGAAAACCCGATGACACTCTACAAGCGCTTCCGAGGCCAAGAGCCGACCGTTGACGCTTTGTTGGAAAGAAGCGGGTTGAAAAACCTTTAA